In a genomic window of Pedosphaera parvula Ellin514:
- a CDS encoding metallophosphoesterase codes for MTLPRQIRLLTVTDLHRSAYRCNALVQAIRQHEPDIVAFVDDFLGSDKHGLDLHTINETARIISELPARHLLFTRGNHEDSQGQEFVFAWPMKKRSLIALHGTAITLGPLVIVGFHVLSAGTSPSAKHCQNRETNLPTTMLSQGANRCLPPMSGSRD; via the coding sequence ATGACTCTGCCGCGCCAAATTCGTCTGCTTACCGTCACCGACCTGCATCGTTCTGCCTATCGATGCAACGCCCTGGTTCAAGCGATTCGACAACATGAACCCGATATCGTCGCTTTCGTCGACGATTTCCTGGGCAGCGACAAACATGGGCTGGACTTGCATACCATCAACGAAACAGCCCGAATCATCAGTGAACTTCCAGCCAGACATCTGCTGTTCACGCGCGGCAATCATGAGGATTCTCAAGGGCAGGAATTCGTCTTTGCCTGGCCCATGAAAAAACGCTCACTCATTGCATTGCATGGCACCGCGATCACCCTTGGCCCGCTGGTCATTGTCGGCTTCCATGTTCTCTCGGCTGGGACCTCCCCTAGTGCGAAACACTGCCAAAACAGGGAAACGAACTTACCTACGACCATGCTCTCTCAGGGCGCCAACCGTTGCCTGCCACCGATGTCTGGCTCCCGAGATTGA
- a CDS encoding LamG-like jellyroll fold domain-containing protein has product MSRASSIRKMMQRIFAVAFFTIVFTMTAKSTNASQPANLPGLISRWSGENNALDDVGGHDGTLQGGVSYTQGKVGDAFLIDGETGKIIVPDSPAFELTDSLTISCWLFINRNNGGVIFFRGDARPGLDPYALGTDGNGSIAFHIGSATDNEDLFAPITSGEWNFVTAVLDGTTGLMKIYINASLVAQTTTTVRPLGPLDPALTPGIGIGNVADFNLFTFDGAIDEMSLYNRALTQAEIKFLFGANSRLTIITQPQSQEAKPGSAVVFSVGAVGMAPLKYQWRFNGINIPGAIKSSLVIQHAQKFNAGSYSVVVSDATGKITSNNATLAVVPAAPPVIIIPPTDHFLFPGATAVFSVVARGSTPMTYQWLFNGRIIPGANSSTLVLPRLTRANAGLYSVVVMNSQGMAISRQAHLNILASQR; this is encoded by the coding sequence ATGAGCAGAGCTTCTTCCATCAGAAAGATGATGCAGCGCATATTTGCGGTGGCATTTTTCACCATTGTTTTTACAATGACTGCAAAATCGACAAATGCTTCCCAACCGGCGAATCTGCCGGGCCTGATCAGCAGGTGGTCGGGTGAAAATAACGCACTTGATGATGTCGGTGGCCATGATGGTACTTTGCAGGGTGGCGTCAGCTATACTCAGGGCAAGGTGGGAGACGCTTTTCTAATCGATGGCGAAACTGGCAAGATTATTGTGCCTGACAGTCCGGCTTTCGAACTCACAGACTCGCTGACCATCTCCTGCTGGCTGTTCATTAACAGAAATAACGGTGGAGTTATTTTTTTCCGCGGGGACGCCCGTCCCGGTTTGGATCCTTATGCCTTGGGCACTGACGGAAACGGTTCCATTGCTTTTCATATCGGTTCGGCAACGGATAACGAAGACCTTTTCGCCCCGATTACTTCCGGTGAGTGGAATTTTGTCACAGCCGTTCTCGACGGCACAACCGGCTTGATGAAAATCTATATCAATGCCTCGCTGGTGGCACAAACTACCACCACAGTTCGCCCGCTCGGGCCTCTGGACCCCGCATTGACACCCGGCATCGGAATCGGAAATGTGGCGGATTTTAACCTCTTCACCTTCGACGGTGCAATCGATGAAATGAGCCTCTACAATCGGGCACTCACACAAGCTGAAATCAAGTTCTTATTTGGGGCAAATTCCAGACTGACAATCATCACACAACCTCAAAGCCAGGAGGCCAAGCCCGGTTCAGCGGTGGTTTTCTCAGTCGGTGCTGTGGGCATGGCTCCCCTCAAATACCAGTGGCGCTTTAACGGCATCAACATTCCCGGAGCGATAAAGAGTTCCCTGGTAATTCAACACGCGCAGAAATTCAATGCGGGCTCCTATTCGGTGGTGGTTTCAGATGCCACCGGCAAAATAACGAGCAATAATGCCACCCTCGCTGTGGTCCCCGCAGCACCCCCTGTCATCATCATTCCCCCCACCGATCATTTTCTGTTTCCGGGGGCTACAGCCGTCTTTTCAGTGGTCGCTCGCGGATCAACACCCATGACTTACCAATGGCTCTTTAATGGCAGAATTATTCCGGGAGCCAATTCTTCCACACTGGTTTTGCCCAGGCTGACCAGGGCCAACGCAGGCCTTTATTCAGTGGTGGTGATGAATAGTCAAGGTATGGCAATCAGCCGCCAGGCCCATCTGAACATTCTCGCGTCTCAAAGATAA
- a CDS encoding MarR family winged helix-turn-helix transcriptional regulator codes for MKEMSASLQLFVRLARVNAIMARRFDGRLGHGLGFNDFVILLALSQSANGRMRRIDLAECLGITASGVTRMLAPMEKIGLVKREANVHDARVSYVALAAGGKRLLAESLESAEVLSEEVVAPGKAQKLNELLAGSLNGFPAFGALV; via the coding sequence ATGAAAGAAATGAGTGCGTCGTTGCAGTTGTTTGTGCGGTTGGCGAGGGTGAATGCGATCATGGCCCGGCGGTTTGATGGGCGGCTGGGGCATGGGTTGGGGTTTAATGATTTTGTGATTTTGCTCGCGCTGAGCCAGAGTGCGAATGGGAGGATGCGCCGGATTGACCTGGCGGAGTGCCTGGGGATTACGGCGTCGGGGGTGACGCGGATGCTGGCGCCGATGGAGAAGATCGGGCTGGTGAAGCGGGAGGCGAATGTGCATGACGCGCGGGTGAGTTATGTGGCGCTGGCGGCGGGCGGGAAGCGGTTGCTGGCGGAGTCGCTGGAATCGGCAGAGGTATTGAGCGAGGAAGTGGTGGCTCCGGGGAAGGCGCAGAAGTTGAATGAGCTGCTGGCGGGGTCGTTGAACGGGTTTCCGGCGTTTGGGGCGCTGGTGTGA
- a CDS encoding metallophosphoesterase family protein: MCDLGPPSRTIWLMHEPPLSHPLATSIAQNRDWYLALQRFSPLLTLSGHDHNTPIQNNIWHVHTGQTTCVNVGQGTSDLHYCLIDFQFQSDQPSLPAAITLHAFPQNQSHQITLRLGT; this comes from the coding sequence ATGTGCGACCTCGGTCCTCCCAGCCGCACCATCTGGCTGATGCATGAGCCACCACTATCGCACCCGCTCGCCACTTCCATCGCTCAAAACCGGGACTGGTATTTGGCGCTGCAACGCTTCTCTCCCCTGCTGACCCTCTCCGGCCATGACCATAACACCCCCATACAAAACAATATTTGGCATGTGCATACTGGACAGACCACCTGTGTGAACGTCGGTCAAGGAACCAGCGACCTCCACTACTGCCTGATCGACTTTCAATTTCAAAGCGACCAACCCTCTTTACCTGCTGCCATCACCCTTCACGCCTTTCCTCAAAACCAATCGCATCAAATTACCTTACGCCTTGGCACCTGA
- a CDS encoding response regulator, whose translation MRKLAVIILRERGYQVQESNNAFEALELIRRNLRFDLVITDVIMPQMSGKDLHDQIKNQLPQTRVLLMSGYTDDALAHHGVLDEGICFLEKPFSPSRLARKVREVLDAPVQHPFHPNGDKPEPLNV comes from the coding sequence GTGCGCAAACTCGCGGTCATCATACTGCGCGAGCGCGGTTACCAGGTGCAGGAATCCAACAACGCCTTTGAAGCCCTCGAGTTGATCAGAAGGAATTTGCGCTTCGACCTGGTGATCACCGACGTCATCATGCCCCAAATGAGCGGCAAAGACCTCCACGATCAAATCAAAAATCAACTTCCTCAAACCAGGGTACTGCTTATGTCAGGTTACACCGATGACGCGCTTGCCCACCACGGTGTCCTGGATGAGGGAATATGCTTCCTGGAAAAACCATTTTCACCATCGCGACTCGCGCGAAAAGTCCGCGAGGTTCTTGACGCTCCAGTGCAGCACCCATTCCACCCAAATGGTGACAAGCCTGAACCATTGAACGTTTGA
- a CDS encoding M56 family metallopeptidase: MNSLLQILASPAWIYLVKALLHTLWIGALLALPLALLLRRSSNPFLRYRLCLIALLGILFGGLISWSVLNPKTSTVMTSAALTPALKSQTQPAAPSLIPAPAATASAPSLSATSPYHPPINWIPWLALLWLTGASFMLLRAAVQVACAESFRRRTQPLADPAILALVEQARKQLNILRRIGIVASEQLTSPAVRASSCPL, translated from the coding sequence ATGAATTCACTGCTGCAGATTCTTGCCTCACCCGCCTGGATTTATCTGGTCAAGGCACTCCTGCACACTTTATGGATCGGCGCACTATTAGCTCTACCGTTGGCACTATTGTTGCGCCGCAGTTCCAATCCTTTTCTGCGCTACCGGCTCTGCCTGATCGCACTGCTCGGAATTTTATTTGGTGGCCTTATTTCCTGGTCCGTGCTCAATCCAAAGACTTCCACGGTCATGACCTCCGCCGCCCTCACTCCCGCACTCAAATCTCAAACTCAACCCGCCGCCCCCAGTCTGATCCCCGCGCCTGCAGCAACCGCCTCCGCTCCCTCACTGTCGGCCACCAGCCCATATCACCCACCCATCAACTGGATTCCCTGGCTCGCCCTGCTCTGGCTCACCGGCGCCTCATTCATGCTCCTTCGCGCCGCGGTCCAGGTCGCCTGCGCTGAATCCTTCCGCCGCCGCACTCAACCACTGGCTGATCCTGCGATCCTTGCGCTGGTCGAACAGGCTCGCAAGCAACTCAACATCCTTCGCCGCATTGGCATCGTTGCCTCGGAACAACTCACTTCCCCGGCAGTTAGGGCATCCTCGTGCCCACTTTGA
- a CDS encoding BlaI/MecI/CopY family transcriptional regulator, translating to MIKREPSKLEMQVLSVLWQCGPSTVRDVLDAMSDGKTRAYTTILTVMQVMEKKGLVSHTAQGNTHIYAAAISREQVAGPLLKELVRHLFGGSRVSALQHLLQENEVSPGEMDEIKQLIATHEKEQSSNQPKRKKRS from the coding sequence ATGATCAAACGCGAACCGTCCAAACTCGAAATGCAGGTCCTCTCTGTCCTCTGGCAGTGCGGCCCCTCCACCGTGCGCGATGTCCTCGATGCCATGTCCGATGGCAAGACCCGCGCTTACACCACCATTCTCACCGTCATGCAGGTGATGGAGAAAAAAGGTCTCGTCTCCCATACCGCCCAGGGCAACACCCACATCTACGCCGCCGCCATCTCCCGCGAACAGGTTGCCGGTCCGCTCCTGAAGGAACTCGTGCGGCATCTCTTCGGCGGCAGCCGCGTCTCCGCCCTGCAACATCTCCTGCAGGAAAACGAAGTCAGCCCGGGCGAAATGGACGAAATCAAGCAACTCATCGCCACCCACGAAAAAGAGCAGTCCTCCAACCAGCCCAAAAGGAAGAAGCGTTCATGA
- a CDS encoding ABC transporter ATP-binding protein, which translates to MKFPSPSSAESVVAITDLSRHFGAKTALDNVSLYVPKGGVFGLVGENGAGKTTLIKHILGLLRAEAGTVRVFDRDPVTDPVGVLGHIGYLSEQPDLPGWMRVEELLRYTKAFYPQWDEAYAQNLLRQFGLNPAQRLSTLSKGQMAKAGLLAAQAHRPDLLLLDEPSSGLDPLVRRDILEAVIRTVADEGRTVFFSSHLLEEIERVSDHIAMLHQGKLVLFGSLDEIKAQHRRFTLHFENAQETAPVIAGALNVSGKGKEWSVMCNGARQALPALAAKLGARIVDEQAASLNEIFVAHAGAVNPTQP; encoded by the coding sequence ATGAAATTCCCCTCGCCATCGTCCGCTGAGTCCGTGGTGGCCATCACCGACTTGTCCCGTCATTTTGGCGCCAAAACCGCCCTGGACAATGTGTCACTCTATGTTCCGAAGGGCGGCGTCTTTGGACTCGTAGGTGAAAACGGTGCCGGCAAAACCACGCTCATCAAACATATTCTCGGCTTGCTGCGGGCGGAGGCCGGCACGGTGCGGGTTTTTGATCGCGACCCGGTGACTGACCCGGTCGGCGTTCTTGGCCACATTGGCTACCTTTCTGAGCAACCGGATCTTCCCGGCTGGATGCGCGTCGAGGAGTTGTTGCGTTATACGAAGGCATTCTATCCCCAGTGGGACGAGGCTTATGCCCAAAACCTGCTGCGCCAGTTCGGCTTGAACCCGGCGCAGCGGTTGAGCACGCTTTCCAAAGGTCAGATGGCCAAGGCCGGTTTGCTTGCGGCCCAGGCGCATCGCCCGGACCTGTTGCTCCTGGACGAGCCAAGTTCCGGCCTGGATCCCCTGGTGCGCCGCGATATTTTAGAGGCGGTTATCCGCACGGTTGCCGATGAAGGGCGGACGGTGTTCTTTTCGTCCCATTTGCTTGAGGAAATCGAGCGCGTGTCCGACCACATCGCCATGCTGCATCAGGGAAAGCTGGTGCTGTTCGGTTCGCTCGACGAAATCAAAGCGCAGCATCGCCGGTTCACCCTTCATTTTGAAAACGCCCAGGAGACCGCGCCAGTCATCGCCGGCGCGTTGAACGTGAGTGGCAAGGGGAAGGAATGGAGTGTGATGTGCAACGGCGCGCGCCAGGCATTGCCGGCTCTCGCCGCAAAACTTGGCGCGCGGATCGTTGACGAACAGGCAGCATCGCTCAACGAAATATTCGTGGCCCATGCCGGGGCAGTGAACCCGACCCAACCATGA
- a CDS encoding two-component system sensor histidine kinase NtrB — translation MSNITSLADTLPARIAELFKEQQQSIVKHTDLIFARLMMCQWIFGVALALWISPRTWTGTVSQTHLHVWAAVLLGGAITSVPVLLGLTQPGKTMTRHAIGVGQMLMSALLIHLTGGRIETHFHVFGSLAILAFYRDWKVLISASAVVYLDHVLRGIFWPQSVYGVLSAPIWRSLEHAGWVVFEVTFLIISIRKSLSEMLLVAERQARLESLKEGIEQTVAERTADLTRENTERRQAEDQLRRSQAQLAQAQQIAHMGSWEWDLVENKVTFSEETQRLYGRKPEESGSSMESCMKQVHPDDLPRVNKIMAEALRNRQSFVCDHRVVLPGGTERIMQGRGELLLNSQGEPIRMFGIVQDITEAKRAAEALHRSEEQLRQSQKMEAVGRLAGGVAHDFNNLLTVIGGYCALSLRQIDEAHPLQKSIAEIQKASERAASLTSQLLAFSRKQVLQPRVLQLNEVVRGMEKMLRRLIGEDIELSTAFDLLLGHVKADPGQIEQVIMNLAVNARDAMPRGGKLTISTANITIDQKTHFRNRTLDVGDYVQIALSDNGVGMTEEVKSHLFEPFFTTKGLGKGTGLGLATCYGIICQSNGDIRVYSEPNSGTTFKIYLPRTDAKLEPTANPESGRLPSGYGIHTRGGGRCGSAQTRGHHTARARLPGAGIQQRL, via the coding sequence ATGTCCAACATAACCTCGCTCGCCGACACACTCCCCGCGCGCATTGCCGAGCTGTTCAAAGAACAACAGCAAAGCATCGTCAAGCACACGGACCTCATCTTTGCCCGATTGATGATGTGCCAATGGATTTTCGGCGTGGCACTGGCCCTTTGGATTTCGCCCCGCACCTGGACGGGCACCGTCAGTCAGACACATTTGCATGTATGGGCCGCCGTGCTTTTGGGCGGAGCGATCACCAGCGTGCCGGTCCTGCTTGGCCTGACACAACCGGGAAAAACCATGACCCGCCATGCCATCGGCGTCGGGCAAATGTTAATGTCAGCCTTGTTGATTCATTTGACAGGCGGACGGATCGAAACCCACTTTCACGTGTTCGGCTCACTCGCCATTCTTGCATTCTACCGCGATTGGAAGGTATTGATCTCAGCCTCGGCAGTTGTCTATCTGGATCACGTTCTGCGAGGAATCTTCTGGCCCCAATCCGTCTACGGCGTGCTCTCGGCTCCGATATGGCGCTCGCTGGAACACGCAGGTTGGGTGGTATTTGAAGTGACATTTTTGATCATTTCCATCCGCAAGAGTTTAAGCGAAATGCTCCTCGTCGCGGAGCGGCAGGCCAGATTGGAGTCTCTGAAGGAAGGCATTGAGCAGACTGTGGCTGAGCGCACTGCGGATCTGACGCGTGAAAATACCGAGCGCCGCCAGGCCGAGGATCAACTCCGGAGAAGCCAGGCCCAACTGGCGCAGGCACAGCAGATCGCACACATGGGAAGCTGGGAATGGGACCTTGTGGAAAACAAAGTGACCTTCTCCGAGGAAACACAACGATTATACGGACGGAAACCGGAGGAATCCGGTTCTTCCATGGAAAGCTGTATGAAACAGGTGCATCCCGATGACCTGCCCCGGGTCAACAAGATCATGGCGGAAGCGTTGCGGAACCGCCAATCGTTTGTTTGTGATCACCGGGTGGTTCTGCCCGGCGGCACGGAACGGATCATGCAAGGACGTGGAGAACTCCTCCTGAACAGTCAGGGCGAACCCATCCGGATGTTCGGCATCGTGCAGGACATCACAGAAGCAAAACGCGCGGCGGAAGCGCTTCACCGCAGCGAGGAACAACTGCGTCAATCACAAAAAATGGAAGCCGTCGGCCGGTTGGCTGGTGGGGTGGCGCACGATTTTAATAATTTGCTCACGGTGATCGGCGGCTACTGCGCACTGTCTCTGCGACAAATAGACGAAGCGCATCCCCTGCAAAAAAGCATCGCTGAAATTCAAAAAGCCTCCGAACGCGCCGCTTCCCTGACCAGCCAGTTATTGGCCTTTAGTCGAAAGCAGGTGCTCCAGCCGCGCGTCCTGCAACTCAATGAAGTGGTTCGCGGCATGGAAAAAATGTTGCGGCGTCTGATTGGCGAGGACATTGAACTCTCCACCGCCTTTGATTTATTGTTGGGACACGTGAAAGCCGATCCCGGCCAGATCGAGCAGGTCATCATGAATCTCGCTGTCAATGCGCGTGATGCCATGCCTCGCGGCGGCAAGCTCACCATCAGCACCGCAAATATCACCATCGATCAAAAGACCCACTTTCGGAATCGCACCTTGGATGTCGGCGACTATGTCCAGATCGCCCTCAGTGACAACGGCGTAGGCATGACCGAGGAAGTCAAGTCGCACCTGTTTGAACCGTTCTTTACCACCAAAGGGTTGGGCAAAGGCACGGGTCTCGGTCTGGCGACCTGCTACGGCATCATTTGCCAGAGCAATGGCGACATCCGCGTGTACAGCGAGCCGAATTCCGGCACCACGTTCAAGATTTATCTGCCGCGCACCGACGCGAAATTGGAGCCCACGGCAAACCCGGAATCAGGGCGTCTGCCGAGCGGGTACGGAATCCATACTCGTGGTGGAGGACGATGCGGCAGTGCGCAAACTCGCGGTCATCATACTGCGCGAGCGCGGTTACCAGGTGCAGGAATCCAACAACGCCTTTGA
- a CDS encoding M56 family metallopeptidase yields the protein MPTLIFPLSLLTTLPQTNSSSSSSRTGHVRRDDYLANLCQLLIEAILFFNPAVWWISRQMRIEREACCDALAINLVPDRAAYAHALAHVAEQRLLTPKTALAFAADQNPSSLKDRIQRLLIPGYRPSMRLTWTALFGSLLLGSALLILSALGTQWTVHAAAKLLSPQERIARIEKSMQDLGQTFQDSIRDELKIPFQATVKTADGSPLPAERSANFTLINRSQKSSSIIYIAPNGLCTNSLPRGTLFFSACAEGYAPGRIGPINTRSSNRVEGLELVLDRGFPITIHLTDADSRNPIPDADIAAAFYLPSRADGNISNPIHIKTDSRGNAVLEHCGTLLLVARVQKEGYETVEKEVDTLTPNQVLEISTRPALAIAGTVLEKSTSKPLAGASIYVLHSDNALSVHSVTPWEPSSPLATTDAEGKFQLAQLPRQGRYELLIQADGYRQAVISKVTAGQTNLQVSLTPPTVLHGKVTGDLSALSKSRSKPDLHYSVVYTINGLNLGSYGDSVPLDIKDGVGYFELTNYSAGDLDFSSSFGGYNENARAEFYPRDSSNTDVSIVLETPATPPKTRKVIVRFQSQQNISPKGTVFLDLPLRTPNSSARKEIEIQNGEVQFDSPVGHEFYLQPGHMVGYWFDRFWNIHVDDLPGPLVTNVNVIPAGAMYAQTRNPDNSLASDVMFSVKEVKPSPLRSSGLPAIPLPDGFSSGPRKFVATPLPLGGTYQILTWRKNNFAVSEHILLTEENPDYHIDLQLKNGVPLPGQILSNSGEPVAGASVVTYFHCEGSGFGGGPIFTDENGRFTAEDCSPTQGEYSLEVHSPGFMAEQVKVDFNKLPIIITLQPGLKLSGRVIEIGSKRPLIHARVHAFAKEAKYPQLTTLTDEQGNFTFDEMSSVSYNIWVEGGSSYNWVEGGSSRSGFPFLKPGQAAPATIEVNVR from the coding sequence GTGCCCACTTTGATTTTCCCTCTCTCGCTTCTGACGACGCTCCCACAAACCAACTCCAGCTCATCATCCTCACGAACTGGCCACGTTCGCCGCGACGATTATCTCGCCAATCTCTGCCAGTTGCTCATCGAAGCCATTCTTTTTTTCAATCCCGCCGTCTGGTGGATCAGCCGTCAAATGCGAATCGAACGAGAAGCGTGCTGCGACGCCCTGGCCATCAATCTCGTGCCCGACCGCGCCGCCTATGCCCATGCCTTGGCTCACGTCGCGGAACAGCGCCTCCTTACGCCTAAAACGGCTCTGGCCTTTGCCGCTGACCAAAACCCTTCGAGCCTCAAGGACCGCATTCAACGCCTCCTCATTCCCGGCTACCGTCCTTCAATGCGTTTAACTTGGACTGCGCTATTTGGTTCCCTCCTACTCGGCAGCGCCCTGTTGATTCTTTCCGCCCTTGGCACTCAATGGACCGTTCACGCCGCTGCCAAATTGCTTTCTCCCCAGGAACGCATCGCGCGCATCGAAAAAAGCATGCAGGACCTCGGCCAGACGTTCCAGGATTCCATCCGTGACGAGTTAAAAATTCCATTTCAGGCCACTGTTAAAACCGCCGATGGATCACCTCTCCCCGCTGAACGCTCCGCGAATTTTACACTTATTAACCGGTCACAGAAGTCCAGTTCCATTATTTATATTGCCCCGAATGGCCTCTGCACCAATTCCCTCCCACGCGGCACTCTCTTCTTCTCCGCCTGCGCTGAAGGGTATGCACCCGGGCGTATAGGACCGATCAACACCCGCTCCAGCAATCGCGTGGAAGGATTGGAACTGGTCCTCGACCGAGGTTTTCCAATAACGATCCATCTGACCGATGCCGACTCTCGCAACCCGATCCCTGACGCCGACATCGCCGCCGCTTTCTATCTCCCTTCCAGAGCCGACGGGAATATCAGCAATCCCATTCACATCAAAACAGACTCTCGAGGCAACGCCGTGCTCGAACATTGCGGCACGCTGCTTCTGGTGGCTCGTGTGCAAAAGGAAGGTTATGAAACAGTCGAAAAAGAAGTCGACACCTTGACCCCCAATCAGGTTTTGGAAATCTCCACGCGCCCCGCACTCGCGATTGCGGGCACCGTCCTTGAAAAATCCACGAGCAAACCTCTCGCTGGTGCCTCCATTTATGTGCTGCACAGCGACAATGCTCTTTCCGTCCACAGCGTCACCCCCTGGGAACCGAGTTCCCCGTTGGCCACCACGGATGCTGAAGGCAAATTCCAACTCGCTCAACTCCCGCGTCAGGGCCGCTACGAACTTCTGATCCAGGCCGACGGTTACCGCCAGGCCGTTATTTCCAAAGTGACCGCCGGCCAAACCAATCTCCAGGTCTCGCTGACTCCCCCCACGGTGCTGCACGGCAAAGTCACCGGCGATTTGTCCGCTCTTTCCAAATCCCGCAGCAAACCTGACTTGCACTATAGCGTCGTTTATACCATCAATGGCCTGAACCTAGGCTCCTATGGAGATTCCGTCCCCCTCGATATCAAAGACGGCGTCGGTTATTTCGAACTCACCAATTACTCCGCTGGCGATTTGGACTTCAGTAGCAGTTTCGGGGGCTACAACGAGAACGCCCGCGCTGAATTTTATCCTCGCGACAGCTCAAACACCGATGTCTCCATCGTTTTGGAAACCCCTGCCACCCCGCCCAAAACGCGCAAGGTGATCGTTCGATTCCAAAGCCAGCAAAACATTTCCCCCAAGGGCACTGTCTTCTTGGACCTTCCGTTGCGCACACCGAACAGCTCCGCACGAAAAGAAATCGAAATCCAAAACGGTGAAGTCCAATTTGACAGCCCGGTGGGACATGAGTTCTACCTCCAGCCCGGTCACATGGTTGGATATTGGTTCGATCGTTTTTGGAACATTCATGTTGATGACCTCCCCGGTCCGCTTGTCACCAATGTCAACGTTATCCCTGCTGGAGCCATGTACGCCCAAACACGCAACCCGGACAACTCGCTTGCCAGCGATGTGATGTTTTCGGTCAAGGAAGTGAAGCCCTCCCCGCTCAGGTCTTCAGGGTTACCTGCCATTCCTCTACCGGACGGTTTCTCAAGTGGCCCTCGCAAATTCGTGGCCACACCACTTCCTCTGGGAGGCACCTATCAAATCCTGACCTGGCGCAAAAATAATTTTGCCGTCAGCGAACACATCCTTCTCACCGAGGAAAACCCGGATTACCACATAGACCTCCAATTGAAAAATGGCGTACCCCTCCCTGGCCAAATATTATCCAATTCTGGCGAACCAGTTGCCGGCGCGTCCGTTGTGACCTACTTTCACTGCGAAGGCTCCGGCTTCGGTGGAGGACCCATCTTCACCGACGAAAATGGCCGCTTCACTGCTGAAGACTGCAGTCCCACCCAGGGCGAATATTCCCTCGAGGTACACAGCCCCGGATTTATGGCAGAACAAGTGAAGGTCGATTTCAACAAACTCCCAATCATTATCACGCTTCAGCCTGGCCTGAAACTCTCCGGCCGCGTCATCGAGATCGGCTCAAAACGTCCTCTCATCCATGCCCGGGTCCACGCCTTTGCTAAGGAGGCAAAATACCCTCAGCTAACCACCCTCACCGACGAGCAAGGCAACTTCACCTTCGACGAAATGAGTTCCGTCTCTTACAACATTTGGGTTGAGGGCGGCAGCTCTTATAATTGGGTTGAGGGCGGCAGCTCTCGGTCCGGCTTCCCCTTCCTCAAACCCGGCCAGGCTGCACCCGCAACCATCGAGGTTAATGTTCGGTAA
- a CDS encoding alpha/beta fold hydrolase: protein MNKTLTIPAMVLSVIAICLALDPGSFAFKNVDVGGHQLRMFISGHGSPAVVFEAGGSTAAGGSLEAWERVQPAVSKLTTTVSYDRAGIGWSAPGPKPRDARQVARELHTALRNAHVPPPYILVGHSFGGPLNRVFADMYPEEVVGMVLADPTQEEFMAWMQARDPNHAEGHDEAWKDFRTSLVQAHESRVPAGIPVVLITGMRIPVFYSLMTEKEKQEYTTVHQAWLKFHTEWIGKLPHGQHIITKKSEHGIPFEEPKLVINSIRQIVEQSRSRREPTVTRQQP from the coding sequence ATGAATAAAACCCTGACGATTCCGGCGATGGTTCTCAGCGTCATCGCAATTTGTCTGGCGCTGGATCCGGGGAGCTTCGCGTTTAAAAACGTGGACGTTGGGGGACATCAGCTGCGCATGTTCATCTCGGGCCATGGCAGTCCCGCAGTGGTATTTGAAGCCGGCGGAAGCACCGCAGCCGGTGGGTCGCTCGAAGCCTGGGAACGGGTTCAACCAGCGGTGAGCAAGCTCACGACGACGGTTTCCTATGACCGCGCGGGCATTGGCTGGTCCGCACCGGGTCCCAAGCCGCGCGATGCCCGACAAGTCGCCCGCGAACTCCATACCGCGCTTCGGAACGCACATGTGCCGCCGCCTTACATTCTCGTGGGACATTCCTTCGGCGGTCCGCTCAATCGTGTTTTTGCCGACATGTATCCCGAAGAGGTCGTGGGCATGGTATTGGCAGACCCAACCCAGGAAGAGTTCATGGCTTGGATGCAGGCCCGCGATCCCAACCATGCCGAAGGGCACGATGAAGCATGGAAAGATTTCCGGACCAGTCTGGTTCAGGCGCACGAGAGCCGGGTGCCGGCAGGTATTCCGGTTGTCCTGATCACCGGAATGCGGATACCGGTTTTTTACAGTTTAATGACCGAAAAAGAAAAGCAGGAATACACAACAGTCCATCAGGCATGGCTGAAGTTCCATACGGAGTGGATTGGAAAGTTGCCCCATGGGCAACACATTATAACGAAGAAAAGCGAACATGGCATCCCGTTTGAAGAACCAAAGCTGGTCATCAACAGCATTCGGCAGATCGTTGAACAAAGCAGGAGTCGTCGTGAACCGACAGTGACACGACAACAACCATAG